One Mugil cephalus isolate CIBA_MC_2020 chromosome 12, CIBA_Mcephalus_1.1, whole genome shotgun sequence DNA segment encodes these proteins:
- the ankrd50l gene encoding ankyrin repeat domain-containing protein 50 isoform X1, giving the protein MSDLQEQMSSSGFACGSSLLQGRRFYCREWALDKLRRCLDARSVPGQAPGLLVTGGPGAGKTALCTEALWPTSKAGLAVGLARRCLASHFCQREDQRSTVLWRFVLGLVEQLKASPLLSPGYEEILNSPSVSKALEPLTCQRDPDDTFKRAVLGPLLDLPPPAQTLMLVVDSLDVQYGPPGEGVENSGSIAELLAANQHLLPSWLLLVCTVRRQNKAVCKMFSGFRKLCLDDLRKPPSVRDVQQYILCRLDEDGALRRQLTPDTADMLNLLHIKSGGCFLFLERVLDGVAAALVGLREIRDIPGTLNGLYLWLCQRLFPRGLFFYVRPLLNVLLAAPSPLTPQELFTAAWTQDTSLNFQDFQNKLRTLSPLLIDGPGGTKLLFHSSFTEWLTDVKYCTQKYLCSRTEGHSMLAMALTLQGSHLDVEDTCQLATHLVCSGHHKDKPSLLAMWMLLADVPALTPSCSRALSTSLAQLPVWVSQDVPQLLMRSGLVSPECFPDADPSVRLHCIGEQRTDLQHALERELSVKKLLDSGASVNQRGAADGQTLLARAAHEGSANVVKFLLSRGSDPLISDHQGQTPLTLASKQGHVKVLSLLLEWSSSQDKETAWQMMEHVDNEGWTALRSAAWGGHSEAVRLLLDAGADVDGCDSEGRTALRAAAWGGHDEIVLTLLEYQAQVDKADSKGRTPLIAAAYMGHHESVEILLDHNAKVDLADGDGRTALSVAALCVPTAAGIKGFGEVASQLLEHGADPGHRDHDGMTPLLLAAYEGHEEVVELLLEAGADVDETAGPDGSVTAAAAVTPLLASAAMGHMTTVSRLLFWGAAVDAIDCEGRTALCLAAARGSVEVVRALLDRGLDENHKDDLGWTPLHSAACEGHRAVCAALTERGSMARVGEMDIEGRTPLILAAQEGHWSTVKLLLDRRSPIDHRAYDGHSALGAALLEGHADVAELLMKRGADTDVRDAEGRPLLYLLVLEGRLDMATLLTEKGGVPLESRDSEGRTALHVASWQGCVEIVNLLLKHGANPNAQDTEGRPPLHSVAWTGHAKVGHRLLEASGVNINLACHQGATALSIAAQEGHSNIVAMLLERGANPNHMDKYGRSPVKVAGKHGHFNIIRLLESYGAKPYLGMLPKSSTTSPAKPNKSLSSVISDCNGDELTAATSSSSVSSPGSTAERFHSMQSSQTSSTCHSLATVQTVPADSLSFIQQIQQHSLPRSRSRPSTLPPPGSSGMGSLHGSCQRHPNGSPLATVCAVTAMVHNCDLSQKGLSPGLEYNDKMNKQNSNLIKADKTPYTGGKWHSVMASLGITPGQDSPLGAKNRENPPLGYPYRLQSPLQGEDWDSVPQKNILSPVCYSFSPACSALPEDVMATMTTTDPQLHLKQAIKLQFEGPTSAALYKRETPL; this is encoded by the exons ATGTCAGATCTCCAGGAGCAAATGAGTAGCAGCGGATTCGCCTGTGGCTCCAGCTTGCTCCAGGGCCGGCGTTTTTACTGCCGGGAATGGGCCCTGGACAAGCTGCGGCGCTGCCTGGATGCCCGCTCTGTGCCCGGGCAGGCGCCGGGGCTGCTGGTGACGGGGGGCCCCGGAGCCGGGAAGACGGCTTTGTGCACCGAGGCGCTGTGGCCCACCTCAAAGGCAGGACTGGCGGTTGGACTGGCACGGCGATGCCTGGCTTCCCACTTCTGCCAGAGGGAGGACCAGCGGAGTACGGTGCTGTGGAGGTTTGTCCTGGGCctggtggagcagctgaaggcctcccctctcctctctcctgggTATGAGGAGATCCTCAACAGCCCCTCTGTGTCCAAGGCTCTGGAGCCTCTCACCTGCCAAAGGGACCCTGACGACACCTTCAAAAG AGCAGTGCTGGGACCCCTGTTggaccttcctcctcctgcccagACTCTAATGTTGGTTGTAGACTCCCTGGATGTGCAGTATGGGCCACCGGGTGAAGGAGTTGAGAACAGCGGCTCTATTGCAGAGCTCTTGGCTGCAAATCAACACCTGCTGCCCagctggctgctgctggtgtgcACCGTCCGCCGCCAAAACAAGGCGGTGTGCAAGATGTTCTCAG GTTTTCGTAAGCTCTGCCTGGATGATTTGCGGAAGCCCCCGTCAGTCCGTGATGTACAGCAGTACATCCTTTGTCGGCTGGATGAAGATGGCGCGCTTCGCCGTCAGCTCACCCCCGACACGGCTGACATGCTGAACCTGCTGCACATCAAGAGCGGTGGCTGCTTTCTCTTCCTCGAGCGTGTCCTCGATGGTGTTGCAGCTGCGCTGGTGGGTCTGCGGGAGATCCGGGACATCCCTGGGACTCTCAATGGACTCTACCTGTGGTTGTGCCAGAGACTGTTCCCCCGTGGGCTCTTCTTCTACGTCAGGCCTCTACTCAATGTTCTCTTGGCTGCCCCAAGTCCTCTCACACCCCAGGAACTTTTCACAGCAGCCTGGACCCAGGACACGTCACTCAACTTCCAGGACTTCCAGAACAAGCTTCGAACCTTATCTCCTCTCCTGATTGATGGACCTGGGGGCACCAAACTACTTTTTCACTCCAGCTTTACCGAGTGGCTAACTGATGTTAAGTACTGCACACAGAAGTATCTGTGTAGCAGAACAGAAGGTCACAGCATGCTGGCTATGGCTCTGACTCTACAGGGAAGCCATCTGGATGTCGAGGACACTTGCCAGCTGGCCACACACTTAGTTTGCTCAGGTCATCATAAAGATAAACCCTCATTACTGGCAATGTGGATGTTGTTAGCAGACGTGCCCGCTCTTACTCCCAGCTGCAGTAGAGCCCTCTCAACATCCTTAGCTCAGCTTCCCGTTTGGGTCAGTCAGGATGTCCCTCAGCTGTTAATGAGAAGTGGACTCGTCTCTCCAGAATGTTTTCCAGACGCGGACCCAAGTGTTAGGTTGCATTGCATAGGTGAACAAAGAACAGATTTACAACATGCACTTGAAAGGGAGCTGTCAGTGAAGAAGCTCCTGGACAGTGGGGCTTCTGTGAATCAGCGTGGCGCTGCAGATGGACAGACTTTGCTTGCTAGAGCAGCCCACGAGGGCTCTGCAAATGTAGTGAAATTTCTCCTGTCACGTGGATCCGATCCATTAATAAGTGATCACCAGGGTCAAACACCGCTGACTCTGGCTTCCAAGCAGGGTCACGTCAAAGTATTGTCTCTGCTCCTGGAGTGGTCCAGCAGCCAGGACAAAGAAACTGCATGGCAGATGATGGAGCACGTTGACAATGAAGGCTGGACCGCTCTGCGCTCTGCTGCTTGGGGAGGACACAGCGAGGCCGTCCGGCTACTATTGGACGCTGGAGCGGATGTAGATGGATGTGACAGCGAGGGCCGGACCGCTCTCAGAGCTGCTGCATGGGGGGGTCATGATGAAATTGTCCTCACACTACTGGAGTACCAGGCGCAAGTTGACAAAGCCGACAGCAAGGGCCGCACACCTCTTATTGCTGCTGCCTATATGGGACACCATGAATCTGTGGAGATATTGCTGGACCATAATGCAAAAGTTGATTTAGCTGATGGAGATGGACGCACCGCTCTGTCGGTCGCCGCCCTCTGCGTCCCTACAGCTGCAGGCATTAAAGGTTTTGGAGAGGTGGCAAGTCAGTTACTAGAACATGGAGCAGATCCAGGGCACAGAGATCACGATGGAATGACACCGCTGCTCCTCGCAGCCTATGAAGGCCACGAAGAGGTAGTAGAGCTTTTGTTAGAAGCTGGTGCTGATGTTGATGAAACCGCTGGCCCCGATGGCAGTGTCACTGCTGCAGCCGCTGTTACTCCACTGCTGGCATCGGCTGCAATGGGCCACATGACGACAGTGTCGCGACTGCTTTTCTGGGGCGCAGCTGTGGACGCCATTGACTGTGAAGGGAGGACGGCGCTCTGCCTAGCAGCGGCTAGAGGCAGCGTGGAGGTTGTCCGTGCCTTGCTGGATCGAGGCCTGGATGAGAATCATAAGGACGACCTTGGCTGGACTCCACTGCACTCCGCTGCTTGTGAAGGCCACCGTGCTGTTTGTGCTGCTTTGACAGAACGAGGAAGCATGGCACGTGTAGGAGAGATGGACATTGAAGGACGCACCCCTCTTATACTGGCTGCCCAAGAAGGTCATTGGAGCACTGTCAAACTATTGTTAGACAGGCGTTCTCCTATCGACCACAGGGCATACGATGGGCATTCTGCATTAGGTGCTGCTCTCCTTGAGGGCCATGCAGATGTTGCCGAGCTGCTTATGAAGCGAGGGGCTGATACCGACGTCCGAGATGCAGAGGGACGTCCTCTGCTATACCTCCTGGTGCTGGAAGGTCGCCTTGACATGGCTACTCTCCTCACAGAGAAAGGGGGCGTGCCCCTGGAGTCTCGAGACTCTGAGGGCCGCACAGCACTTCACGTGGCCTCCTGGCAGGGATGTGTGGAGATTGTAAACCTACTGTTAAAACATGGGGCAAACCCCAATGCACAAGATACAGAGGGTAGACCACCGCTGCATTCAGTAGCTTGGACAGGACATGCTAAAGTAGGACATCGTCTCCTTGAGGCCAGTGGTGTCAATATAAATCTAGCTTGCCACCAGGGGGCAACGGCTCTGAGCATTGCTGCCCAGGAGGGACATTCTAACATTGTGGCAATGCTTCTGGAAAGGGGGgcaaatccaaatcacatggaTAAATATGGCCGTAGTCCAGTGAAAGTGGCTGGGAAGCACGGACACTTTAACATAATCAGACTCTTGGAGAGCTATGGGGCCAAGCCTTACTTAGGGATGTTGCCCAAGTCTAGTACCACATCACCTGCGAAACCCAACAAGAGTCTGTCCTCAGTGATTTCAGACTGTAATGGAGATGAATTAACAGCTgctacctcctcctcttcggTTTCGTCTCCGGGCTCCACTGCAGAACGATTCCACTCCATGCAGAGCTCCCAGACCTCCTCTACCTGCCACTCACTTGCCACAGTGCAGACagttccagctgacagcctcaGCTTTATTCAGCAGATCCAACAGCACTCTCTGCCTCGCAGTCGTAGCCGCCCCTCCACCCTTCCTCCACCGGGGAGCTCAGGCATGGGCAGCCTGCACGGAAGTTGCCAGAGGCACCCCAACGGCAGCCCTCTGGCTACCGTTTGCGCAGTCACGGCCATGGTGCACAACTGCGACCTGTCCCAGAAAGGCTTGTCGCCCGGACTTGAATATAATGACAAAATGAACAAGCAAAATTCAAACTTGATAAAAGCCGACAAGACCCCTTACACTGGTGGCAAATGGCACTCAGTCATGGCTTCACTTGGAATAACACCAGGTCAAGACAGTCCCCTGGGTGCTAAAAACAGGGAGAACCCTCCTCTGGGCTATCCTTATAGATTACAGAGCCCACTTCAAGGAGAGGACTGGGATTCTGTACCCCAGAAGAACATTTTGTCACCTGTTTGCTACAGTTTTTCCCCAGCTTGTAGTGCCTTGCCGGAGGATGTTATGGCCACTATGACCACCACAGACCCACAGCTTCATCTCAAACAGGCCATCAAACTGCAGTTTGAGGGACCCACCAGTGCAGCCTTATACAAGCGAGAGACACCCCTGTGA
- the ankrd50l gene encoding ankyrin repeat domain-containing protein 50 isoform X2, whose translation MRRSSTAPLCPRLWSLSPAKGTLTTPSKVLGPLLDLPPPAQTLMLVVDSLDVQYGPPGEGVENSGSIAELLAANQHLLPSWLLLVCTVRRQNKAVCKMFSGFRKLCLDDLRKPPSVRDVQQYILCRLDEDGALRRQLTPDTADMLNLLHIKSGGCFLFLERVLDGVAAALVGLREIRDIPGTLNGLYLWLCQRLFPRGLFFYVRPLLNVLLAAPSPLTPQELFTAAWTQDTSLNFQDFQNKLRTLSPLLIDGPGGTKLLFHSSFTEWLTDVKYCTQKYLCSRTEGHSMLAMALTLQGSHLDVEDTCQLATHLVCSGHHKDKPSLLAMWMLLADVPALTPSCSRALSTSLAQLPVWVSQDVPQLLMRSGLVSPECFPDADPSVRLHCIGEQRTDLQHALERELSVKKLLDSGASVNQRGAADGQTLLARAAHEGSANVVKFLLSRGSDPLISDHQGQTPLTLASKQGHVKVLSLLLEWSSSQDKETAWQMMEHVDNEGWTALRSAAWGGHSEAVRLLLDAGADVDGCDSEGRTALRAAAWGGHDEIVLTLLEYQAQVDKADSKGRTPLIAAAYMGHHESVEILLDHNAKVDLADGDGRTALSVAALCVPTAAGIKGFGEVASQLLEHGADPGHRDHDGMTPLLLAAYEGHEEVVELLLEAGADVDETAGPDGSVTAAAAVTPLLASAAMGHMTTVSRLLFWGAAVDAIDCEGRTALCLAAARGSVEVVRALLDRGLDENHKDDLGWTPLHSAACEGHRAVCAALTERGSMARVGEMDIEGRTPLILAAQEGHWSTVKLLLDRRSPIDHRAYDGHSALGAALLEGHADVAELLMKRGADTDVRDAEGRPLLYLLVLEGRLDMATLLTEKGGVPLESRDSEGRTALHVASWQGCVEIVNLLLKHGANPNAQDTEGRPPLHSVAWTGHAKVGHRLLEASGVNINLACHQGATALSIAAQEGHSNIVAMLLERGANPNHMDKYGRSPVKVAGKHGHFNIIRLLESYGAKPYLGMLPKSSTTSPAKPNKSLSSVISDCNGDELTAATSSSSVSSPGSTAERFHSMQSSQTSSTCHSLATVQTVPADSLSFIQQIQQHSLPRSRSRPSTLPPPGSSGMGSLHGSCQRHPNGSPLATVCAVTAMVHNCDLSQKGLSPGLEYNDKMNKQNSNLIKADKTPYTGGKWHSVMASLGITPGQDSPLGAKNRENPPLGYPYRLQSPLQGEDWDSVPQKNILSPVCYSFSPACSALPEDVMATMTTTDPQLHLKQAIKLQFEGPTSAALYKRETPL comes from the exons ATGAGGAGATCCTCAACAGCCCCTCTGTGTCCAAGGCTCTGGAGCCTCTCACCTGCCAAAGGGACCCTGACGACACCTTCAAAAG TGCTGGGACCCCTGTTggaccttcctcctcctgcccagACTCTAATGTTGGTTGTAGACTCCCTGGATGTGCAGTATGGGCCACCGGGTGAAGGAGTTGAGAACAGCGGCTCTATTGCAGAGCTCTTGGCTGCAAATCAACACCTGCTGCCCagctggctgctgctggtgtgcACCGTCCGCCGCCAAAACAAGGCGGTGTGCAAGATGTTCTCAG GTTTTCGTAAGCTCTGCCTGGATGATTTGCGGAAGCCCCCGTCAGTCCGTGATGTACAGCAGTACATCCTTTGTCGGCTGGATGAAGATGGCGCGCTTCGCCGTCAGCTCACCCCCGACACGGCTGACATGCTGAACCTGCTGCACATCAAGAGCGGTGGCTGCTTTCTCTTCCTCGAGCGTGTCCTCGATGGTGTTGCAGCTGCGCTGGTGGGTCTGCGGGAGATCCGGGACATCCCTGGGACTCTCAATGGACTCTACCTGTGGTTGTGCCAGAGACTGTTCCCCCGTGGGCTCTTCTTCTACGTCAGGCCTCTACTCAATGTTCTCTTGGCTGCCCCAAGTCCTCTCACACCCCAGGAACTTTTCACAGCAGCCTGGACCCAGGACACGTCACTCAACTTCCAGGACTTCCAGAACAAGCTTCGAACCTTATCTCCTCTCCTGATTGATGGACCTGGGGGCACCAAACTACTTTTTCACTCCAGCTTTACCGAGTGGCTAACTGATGTTAAGTACTGCACACAGAAGTATCTGTGTAGCAGAACAGAAGGTCACAGCATGCTGGCTATGGCTCTGACTCTACAGGGAAGCCATCTGGATGTCGAGGACACTTGCCAGCTGGCCACACACTTAGTTTGCTCAGGTCATCATAAAGATAAACCCTCATTACTGGCAATGTGGATGTTGTTAGCAGACGTGCCCGCTCTTACTCCCAGCTGCAGTAGAGCCCTCTCAACATCCTTAGCTCAGCTTCCCGTTTGGGTCAGTCAGGATGTCCCTCAGCTGTTAATGAGAAGTGGACTCGTCTCTCCAGAATGTTTTCCAGACGCGGACCCAAGTGTTAGGTTGCATTGCATAGGTGAACAAAGAACAGATTTACAACATGCACTTGAAAGGGAGCTGTCAGTGAAGAAGCTCCTGGACAGTGGGGCTTCTGTGAATCAGCGTGGCGCTGCAGATGGACAGACTTTGCTTGCTAGAGCAGCCCACGAGGGCTCTGCAAATGTAGTGAAATTTCTCCTGTCACGTGGATCCGATCCATTAATAAGTGATCACCAGGGTCAAACACCGCTGACTCTGGCTTCCAAGCAGGGTCACGTCAAAGTATTGTCTCTGCTCCTGGAGTGGTCCAGCAGCCAGGACAAAGAAACTGCATGGCAGATGATGGAGCACGTTGACAATGAAGGCTGGACCGCTCTGCGCTCTGCTGCTTGGGGAGGACACAGCGAGGCCGTCCGGCTACTATTGGACGCTGGAGCGGATGTAGATGGATGTGACAGCGAGGGCCGGACCGCTCTCAGAGCTGCTGCATGGGGGGGTCATGATGAAATTGTCCTCACACTACTGGAGTACCAGGCGCAAGTTGACAAAGCCGACAGCAAGGGCCGCACACCTCTTATTGCTGCTGCCTATATGGGACACCATGAATCTGTGGAGATATTGCTGGACCATAATGCAAAAGTTGATTTAGCTGATGGAGATGGACGCACCGCTCTGTCGGTCGCCGCCCTCTGCGTCCCTACAGCTGCAGGCATTAAAGGTTTTGGAGAGGTGGCAAGTCAGTTACTAGAACATGGAGCAGATCCAGGGCACAGAGATCACGATGGAATGACACCGCTGCTCCTCGCAGCCTATGAAGGCCACGAAGAGGTAGTAGAGCTTTTGTTAGAAGCTGGTGCTGATGTTGATGAAACCGCTGGCCCCGATGGCAGTGTCACTGCTGCAGCCGCTGTTACTCCACTGCTGGCATCGGCTGCAATGGGCCACATGACGACAGTGTCGCGACTGCTTTTCTGGGGCGCAGCTGTGGACGCCATTGACTGTGAAGGGAGGACGGCGCTCTGCCTAGCAGCGGCTAGAGGCAGCGTGGAGGTTGTCCGTGCCTTGCTGGATCGAGGCCTGGATGAGAATCATAAGGACGACCTTGGCTGGACTCCACTGCACTCCGCTGCTTGTGAAGGCCACCGTGCTGTTTGTGCTGCTTTGACAGAACGAGGAAGCATGGCACGTGTAGGAGAGATGGACATTGAAGGACGCACCCCTCTTATACTGGCTGCCCAAGAAGGTCATTGGAGCACTGTCAAACTATTGTTAGACAGGCGTTCTCCTATCGACCACAGGGCATACGATGGGCATTCTGCATTAGGTGCTGCTCTCCTTGAGGGCCATGCAGATGTTGCCGAGCTGCTTATGAAGCGAGGGGCTGATACCGACGTCCGAGATGCAGAGGGACGTCCTCTGCTATACCTCCTGGTGCTGGAAGGTCGCCTTGACATGGCTACTCTCCTCACAGAGAAAGGGGGCGTGCCCCTGGAGTCTCGAGACTCTGAGGGCCGCACAGCACTTCACGTGGCCTCCTGGCAGGGATGTGTGGAGATTGTAAACCTACTGTTAAAACATGGGGCAAACCCCAATGCACAAGATACAGAGGGTAGACCACCGCTGCATTCAGTAGCTTGGACAGGACATGCTAAAGTAGGACATCGTCTCCTTGAGGCCAGTGGTGTCAATATAAATCTAGCTTGCCACCAGGGGGCAACGGCTCTGAGCATTGCTGCCCAGGAGGGACATTCTAACATTGTGGCAATGCTTCTGGAAAGGGGGgcaaatccaaatcacatggaTAAATATGGCCGTAGTCCAGTGAAAGTGGCTGGGAAGCACGGACACTTTAACATAATCAGACTCTTGGAGAGCTATGGGGCCAAGCCTTACTTAGGGATGTTGCCCAAGTCTAGTACCACATCACCTGCGAAACCCAACAAGAGTCTGTCCTCAGTGATTTCAGACTGTAATGGAGATGAATTAACAGCTgctacctcctcctcttcggTTTCGTCTCCGGGCTCCACTGCAGAACGATTCCACTCCATGCAGAGCTCCCAGACCTCCTCTACCTGCCACTCACTTGCCACAGTGCAGACagttccagctgacagcctcaGCTTTATTCAGCAGATCCAACAGCACTCTCTGCCTCGCAGTCGTAGCCGCCCCTCCACCCTTCCTCCACCGGGGAGCTCAGGCATGGGCAGCCTGCACGGAAGTTGCCAGAGGCACCCCAACGGCAGCCCTCTGGCTACCGTTTGCGCAGTCACGGCCATGGTGCACAACTGCGACCTGTCCCAGAAAGGCTTGTCGCCCGGACTTGAATATAATGACAAAATGAACAAGCAAAATTCAAACTTGATAAAAGCCGACAAGACCCCTTACACTGGTGGCAAATGGCACTCAGTCATGGCTTCACTTGGAATAACACCAGGTCAAGACAGTCCCCTGGGTGCTAAAAACAGGGAGAACCCTCCTCTGGGCTATCCTTATAGATTACAGAGCCCACTTCAAGGAGAGGACTGGGATTCTGTACCCCAGAAGAACATTTTGTCACCTGTTTGCTACAGTTTTTCCCCAGCTTGTAGTGCCTTGCCGGAGGATGTTATGGCCACTATGACCACCACAGACCCACAGCTTCATCTCAAACAGGCCATCAAACTGCAGTTTGAGGGACCCACCAGTGCAGCCTTATACAAGCGAGAGACACCCCTGTGA
- the hpxa gene encoding hemopexin codes for MYAAAAAGYLLPSSPVSWTRGRLTMKLLALCLCLALAWAQKPDHAGRPDHAGRPDKAGRPDHAGRPDHAGRPSHAGRQVRASHDDHPGEAPDRCEGLEMDAVAVSEDGIPYFFKGHYLFKGFHGKAELANLSFAELDDHHHLGHVDAAFKMHYEDSPTEHDRIYLFLDHKVFSYYKHKLEDGYPKDISEVFPGIPDHLDAAVVCPNPDCDEDSVIFFKGDEIYHYNIKTKVVDEKEFKSMPNCTSAFRFMEHYYCFHGHLFSKFDPKTGDVHGRYPKEARDYFMRCAKFSDDSNHVERERCSRVHLDAILSDGAGNIYAFRGHHFLRKDEENDTLTADTIESAFKELHSEVDAAFSHEGHFYMIKDDHVYVYKLGEPHTHLEGYPKLVKEELGLEGPIDAAFTCGDKQVVHIIKGQTIVDVDLKASPRVPANERQFISFPRIDAAMCGHGGLKLFVGNHFYHFDSVMTFVAARGLPAQSKISLDLFGCDH; via the exons ATGTATGCAGCCGCAGCAGCTGGGTACCTTTTGCCCAGCTCTCCAGTCTCCTGGACCAGAGGACGCCTCACCATGAAGCTGCTCGCACTTTGCCTTTGTTTGGCCCTGGCATGGGCTCAGAA ACCTGATCATGCCGGTCGTCCGGATCATGCTGGTCGTCCAGATAAAGCCGGTCGACCGGATCACGCAGGTCGTCCGGATCATGCAGGTCGACCGAGTCATGCAGGTCGTCAGGTTCGTGCCAGTCACGACGATCATCCGGGTGAAGCTCCAG ACCGTTGCGAGGGCCTTGAGATGGATGCCGTTGCAGTCAGTGAAGATGGAATCCCGTACTTTTTCAAGG GTCACTACCTATTCAAGGGCTTCCATGGTAAGGCCGAGCTGGCCAATCTGTCCTTCGCTGAGCTGGATGACCATCACCACCTAGGCCATGTAGATGCCGCTTTCAAAATGCACTACGAGGACAGCCCGACTGAACACGACCGCATATACTTGTTCTTG GACCACAAAGTCTTCAGCtattacaaacacaaactggaagATGGCTACCCCAAGGATATCTCCGAAGTCTTCCCTGGCATCCCTGACCACCTGGACGCTGCCGTGGTGTGTCCCAATCCTGACTGTGACGAAGACTCTGTCATCTTCTTCAAGG GAGACGAAATCTACcactacaacattaaaaccaaggTTGTAGATGAGAAGGAGTTCAAGTCCATGCCAAACTGCACCTCTGCTTTCCGCTTCATGGAACACTATTACTGCTTCCACGGACACCTGTTCTCCAAGTTTGACCCAAAGACCGGCGACGTGCACGGCAGGTACCCCAAAGAGGCACGGGACTACTTCATGAGATGCGCCAAGTTCA GTGATGACAGCAACCACGTGGAGAGAGAACGTTGCAGCCGTGTTCACCTGGACGCCATCTTGAGCGATGGCGCTGGAAACATTTACGCCTTCAGAG GCCACCACTTCCTGCGTAAAGATGAGGAAAATGACACACTGACGGCTGACACCATTGAGTCCGCCTTCAAGGAGCTGCACAGCGAGGTGGACGCTGCTTTCTCCCATGAGGGTCATTTTTACATGATCAAG GACGACCACGTATATGTTTATAAACTTGGCGAGCCCCACACACACCTGGAGGGCTACCCCAAGCTTGTGAAAGAGGAGCTCGGCCTCGAGGGTCCCATCGACGCTGCATTTACCTGCGGGGACAAACAAGTTGTTCACATCATTAAAG GTCAGACCATCGTTGACGTGGATCTGAAGGCCAGCCCTCGAGTCCCGGCCAACGAGCGTCAATTCATCAGCTTCCCCAGGATCGATGCCGCCATGTGTGGCCATGGAGGACTTAAACTCTTTGTCGGAAATCACTTCTACCACTTTGATAGCGTCATGACATTTGTTGCTGCCCGAGGTCTGCCTGCGCAGAGCAAAATTTCTCTGGATCTGTTTGGCTGTGATCACTAA